In a single window of the Anaerocolumna cellulosilytica genome:
- a CDS encoding translation factor GTPase family protein — protein sequence MSKLVIGILAHVDAGKTTLSESILYHCGKIGRLGRVDNKDAYLDTYELEKARGITIFSKQAVIETGNLKITLLDTPGHVDFSAEMERTLQVLDYALLVISGADGVQGHTKTLWRLLKRYQIPVFLFVNKMDQPGTNKDQLIKEIKSQLDDGCIPFEHAGSDYFYDQLAMCDEILLETYLETGSIKKEQIIEAVKVRKVFPCFFGSALKLEGVEQFIKGIQTYTAVLDYPDEFGAKVFKITRDEQGNRLTHMKLTGGRLKIRDTISNGDWEEKVNQIRVYSGQKFEALNEAEAGTVIAVAGLSKTRPGEGLGAEKASDIPVLEPVLSYQIILPMDCDPRAILPKLRTIEEEEPELHIVWEEQLQEIQVQIMGEVQIEILQSLIKERFGVEVSFDAGRIVYKETIAGTVEGVGHFEPLRHYAEVHLLLEPGKPGSGLQYGTDCSEDILGKSWQRLIITHLEEKVHKGVLTGSPITDMRITLVSGRAHNKHTEGGDFREATYRAVRQGLKEAESIVLEPYYAFQLELPEKMVGRAMTDIEKMSGTCEISQTYDGMTVLTGSAPVITMRNYQKEVIAYTKGVGRLFCSLKGYEPCHNTEEVTGNLGYDSERDIENPTASVFCTHGTGFLVPWDEVKNYMHIESYFQKKESIAEKEVKNQTPYTEEKWISLEEIDSIIGNISYANQGKKSVWKKRKTAHESFYDTVHYSNRQTEKKEEYLLVDGYNIIYAWEELKVLADENMDAARIRLLDVLSNYQGIRKCQIIVVFDAYRVEGHQEEMIDYHNIHMVFTKEAQTADQYIEKFAHDNQKKYNIVVATSDGLQQVIIRGAGSALLSARDLKADIEAANERIKQEYQEKQGIQRNYLFDTLTQEAKQQMENLIDKEEK from the coding sequence ATGAGTAAACTAGTCATTGGGATATTAGCACATGTGGATGCCGGCAAGACAACTTTATCAGAAAGTATATTATATCATTGCGGGAAAATCGGGAGATTGGGCAGAGTAGATAACAAAGACGCTTATCTAGATACTTATGAGCTTGAAAAAGCCAGAGGAATCACCATTTTTTCAAAGCAAGCTGTTATAGAGACTGGTAATCTAAAGATTACCTTATTAGACACCCCAGGACATGTAGACTTTTCAGCGGAAATGGAGAGAACCTTACAGGTGCTTGATTATGCCTTATTAGTAATTAGTGGAGCAGACGGGGTGCAAGGACATACGAAGACCCTGTGGCGTCTCCTTAAGAGATACCAGATACCTGTATTCTTATTTGTAAATAAGATGGATCAGCCTGGAACAAATAAGGATCAGCTGATAAAAGAAATAAAAAGTCAACTGGATGACGGTTGTATCCCATTCGAACACGCAGGGAGTGATTATTTTTATGACCAACTGGCTATGTGTGATGAAATTTTATTGGAAACCTATTTGGAGACAGGTAGTATTAAGAAAGAGCAAATAATTGAAGCTGTAAAGGTACGAAAAGTATTCCCCTGTTTTTTCGGCTCGGCACTAAAATTAGAAGGGGTAGAGCAGTTCATTAAAGGTATTCAAACGTATACAGCGGTACTTGACTACCCGGACGAGTTCGGGGCTAAAGTGTTTAAAATAACAAGAGATGAACAGGGAAACCGTCTTACCCACATGAAGCTTACCGGCGGCAGGCTTAAGATAAGAGATACTATATCAAATGGCGACTGGGAAGAGAAAGTAAATCAGATTCGAGTGTATTCTGGACAAAAATTTGAGGCATTAAATGAAGCAGAAGCAGGAACTGTAATTGCAGTAGCCGGACTTAGTAAGACCAGACCGGGAGAAGGACTGGGAGCAGAAAAGGCTTCCGATATTCCAGTATTAGAGCCGGTGCTGTCCTATCAGATTATTCTGCCAATGGACTGTGACCCAAGAGCGATACTTCCTAAGCTGCGAACGATTGAAGAAGAAGAACCGGAACTTCATATTGTTTGGGAGGAACAGCTCCAGGAGATTCAAGTTCAGATAATGGGAGAAGTACAGATTGAAATACTGCAAAGTCTGATAAAGGAACGGTTTGGAGTGGAGGTATCCTTTGATGCCGGAAGAATTGTATATAAAGAAACCATTGCTGGTACCGTAGAAGGGGTAGGACACTTTGAACCATTACGGCATTATGCGGAAGTACATTTGCTATTAGAGCCGGGAAAACCAGGCAGTGGTTTACAGTATGGGACAGATTGCAGTGAAGACATTCTGGGCAAAAGCTGGCAGAGGCTGATAATAACCCATCTTGAGGAAAAAGTGCATAAGGGTGTACTGACAGGTTCCCCTATTACAGATATGAGGATTACTCTGGTATCCGGGCGTGCCCACAATAAACATACAGAAGGCGGAGATTTTAGAGAAGCTACTTACCGGGCAGTTCGTCAGGGGTTAAAAGAAGCAGAATCCATAGTATTAGAACCATACTATGCCTTTCAATTAGAATTACCGGAAAAAATGGTTGGAAGAGCCATGACTGATATTGAGAAAATGTCCGGTACCTGTGAGATATCCCAAACTTATGATGGAATGACAGTTCTTACAGGAAGTGCTCCTGTAATTACCATGAGGAATTATCAGAAGGAAGTGATTGCTTATACGAAAGGCGTTGGGAGGCTGTTTTGTAGTTTAAAAGGTTACGAACCTTGTCATAATACAGAGGAAGTCACTGGTAATTTGGGTTACGATTCGGAAAGAGATATTGAAAATCCTACAGCTTCCGTATTTTGTACCCATGGAACAGGATTTTTAGTCCCTTGGGATGAAGTGAAGAATTATATGCATATAGAAAGCTATTTTCAGAAAAAAGAAAGTATAGCAGAGAAGGAAGTTAAAAATCAAACACCTTACACAGAGGAGAAGTGGATTAGTTTAGAGGAGATTGATAGTATCATCGGCAATATATCCTATGCAAACCAAGGGAAAAAATCAGTTTGGAAAAAACGGAAAACTGCCCATGAAAGCTTTTACGATACGGTTCATTATAGCAACAGGCAGACAGAAAAGAAGGAAGAATATCTTCTGGTGGACGGATACAATATTATATATGCTTGGGAAGAACTCAAGGTGCTTGCAGATGAAAATATGGATGCAGCCCGAATCCGATTGCTGGATGTACTAAGCAATTATCAGGGAATTCGAAAATGTCAGATAATTGTCGTCTTTGATGCATATCGTGTTGAAGGACACCAAGAGGAAATGATTGATTACCATAATATCCATATGGTATTTACAAAAGAAGCACAAACGGCGGATCAGTATATTGAAAAATTTGCTCATGACAATCAGAAAAAATACAATATCGTAGTAGCAACCTCAGACGGATTACAGCAAGTCATCATCAGAGGAGCGGGAAGTGCGCTGCTATCTGCCAGAGACCTAAAAGCAGATATTGAAGCAGCCAATGAAAGAATAAAACAAGAATATCAGGAAAAGCAAGGAATCCAGCGTAATTATTTGTTTGATACCTTGACGCAGGAAGCAAAGCAGCAGATGGAGAATTTGATAGATAAAGAAGAAAAATAG
- the rlmD gene encoding 23S rRNA (uracil(1939)-C(5))-methyltransferase RlmD — MKKGTQIEGIVTRVDFPNKGIVEIDGEKVTIKNTLPGQKINAVINKARKGRSEARLLKVIERSPLETVEAKCKHFGPCGGCTYQTIPYQTQLDMKAEQVKQLLDPVCSEYKFLGIKGSPVQWGYRNKMEFSFGDEEKDGPLALGLHKKGSFYDIITTSGCQIVDEDYNQILSCVLAYFTNLSVSFYKKLSHIGYLRHLLIRRAAKTGEILVNLITSTQWVLDTPEELVMEELKNKLLKLSLNGTIVGVLHTQNDSQADVVQSDRMDVLYGQDYFFEEILGLKFKISTFSFFQTNSLGAEVLYSTAREFVGETKNKLIFDLYSGTGTIAQLLASVAKKVVGVEIVEEAVKAARENAELNGLNNCEFIAGDVLKVVDSIVDKPDLIVLDPPRDGIHPKALEKIIDFAVNRIVYISCKPTSLARDLVVLQERGYKVEKVWAVDMFPGTVHVETIVLIQRADT; from the coding sequence GTGAAAAAAGGAACACAGATAGAGGGTATTGTAACTAGAGTAGATTTTCCTAATAAAGGAATTGTTGAAATAGATGGAGAAAAGGTAACCATTAAAAATACGTTACCTGGACAAAAAATAAATGCAGTGATAAATAAAGCAAGAAAAGGGCGAAGTGAAGCAAGGCTTTTAAAGGTTATTGAAAGATCCCCCCTCGAAACAGTAGAAGCAAAGTGTAAACATTTTGGACCTTGCGGAGGATGTACTTATCAGACCATACCTTATCAAACACAATTGGATATGAAGGCAGAACAGGTAAAACAATTACTGGATCCGGTATGTTCAGAATATAAGTTTCTCGGTATAAAAGGAAGTCCGGTACAGTGGGGATATCGTAATAAGATGGAATTTTCTTTTGGTGATGAAGAAAAGGATGGACCTTTAGCACTGGGGCTTCATAAAAAAGGCAGTTTTTATGACATTATCACCACCTCTGGCTGTCAGATAGTGGACGAGGATTATAATCAGATATTAAGTTGTGTGCTAGCTTACTTTACGAACCTTTCAGTAAGCTTTTATAAAAAATTGTCCCATATAGGATATTTAAGACATCTTCTAATCAGAAGGGCAGCAAAGACCGGAGAGATTCTTGTTAACCTTATAACTTCAACCCAATGGGTACTTGATACGCCGGAAGAACTGGTTATGGAAGAATTAAAGAATAAACTGTTAAAGCTATCCTTAAATGGTACCATTGTTGGAGTTCTCCATACACAGAATGACAGTCAGGCCGATGTAGTACAAAGTGACCGTATGGATGTTTTATATGGACAAGATTATTTCTTCGAAGAAATTCTTGGACTTAAATTTAAAATATCAACCTTTTCATTCTTCCAAACGAATTCACTAGGAGCAGAGGTGCTTTATAGTACTGCCAGAGAGTTCGTAGGTGAGACTAAGAACAAGCTTATTTTTGATTTATACAGTGGAACAGGTACAATTGCACAACTTTTAGCATCTGTGGCAAAAAAGGTAGTAGGCGTTGAGATAGTGGAGGAAGCTGTTAAGGCAGCCAGGGAAAATGCTGAACTGAACGGCTTGAATAATTGCGAATTCATTGCAGGGGATGTTCTCAAGGTCGTTGATAGTATAGTGGATAAACCTGATTTAATTGTTTTAGACCCTCCAAGGGATGGAATTCATCCAAAAGCCTTGGAAAAAATCATAGATTTTGCAGTTAATCGAATCGTATACATTTCCTGTAAACCTACAAGTCTTGCAAGAGATCTGGTGGTGCTGCAGGAGAGAGGGTATAAAGTTGAGAAAGTTTGGGCAGTTGATATGTTCCCTGGCACGGTGCACGTGGAGACTATTGTGTTGATACAACGAGCCGATACGTAG